In Bacteroidota bacterium, the genomic stretch ATTTGAATTTCAATATGATTTAGGTCTGGCTCCTAAAATGAATATTGAACTTTCTGCAAAAGAAAAATATCCTTATTACTCGGTGAAAGTTGATGATGAGTTGATAAACAAGCACGTGGATTACTTCCGCAGAAATTACGGACAAGTGATTCATCCTGAAGCATCTGAAGAAAAGGATGTGCTGGTCGGTGATTTTACCGAAGTGGATAAAGAAGGCAATGTTGTTCCCGGAGGAGTTTTCAAAACAACACTCATTGATATTTCCAAAATCACTAATGCACAAAACAAAGTTAAACTCATCGGGCTGAAGAAAGAAGATAAAGTTGTGCTGGATAACCTTTCTGACAATGCTTCCTATATTTTCGAAATCCTCGAATTATCTGCGGAGAAGTTGAATGGGCTCTCTCTTCAATTTCGCCTGAAAAATCTCAGCCGGATTGTGCAAGCGGAAGTGAATCAGGAGTTGTTCGATAAAATTTATGGAGCAGGAAAAATTAACAGCGAAGAAGAATTCAGAAATAAAATCCGCGAAGAACTTGCAGTGATGTTCATTGGAGACAGCGACAAGAAATTCATGAATGATGTGGCGGATTCAATTCTGAAAAAGGCAAATCTTTCTCTTCCCGAAAGTTTTCTGAAAAGATTTTTGCTTGCCACCAACAAAGAAAAAATTTCTTCGGAACAAATGGACAAAGAATATCATTCTTATTCCGATGCGCTCAAATGGCAGTTGATTGAAAATCATCTTTTGAAAACTTACAAGGTTGTTGTTCCTGCTGAAGAA encodes the following:
- the tig gene encoding trigger factor, which codes for MDIVKENVDDLNAVLKVKIAPADYSDRYNIALKKYQKKVDLPGFRPGKVPVDLIKKRFGTHILVEEINDMLSESLHKYISENKIDILGNPLPKEDSHIDFDHQTEFEFQYDLGLAPKMNIELSAKEKYPYYSVKVDDELINKHVDYFRRNYGQVIHPEASEEKDVLVGDFTEVDKEGNVVPGGVFKTTLIDISKITNAQNKVKLIGLKKEDKVVLDNLSDNASYIFEILELSAEKLNGLSLQFRLKNLSRIVQAEVNQELFDKIYGAGKINSEEEFRNKIREELAVMFIGDSDKKFMNDVADSILKKANLSLPESFLKRFLLATNKEKISSEQMDKEYHSYSDALKWQLIENHLLKTYKVVVPAEEVEQYVTNLVKMNFAKRGMTNADDETIKASVKKVLEDEKQVRNAYDRLYDQKLIELFKNTFTIEKKELPYDEFFKNPKS